The Desulfuromonas versatilis genome has a segment encoding these proteins:
- a CDS encoding hydrogenase large subunit, giving the protein MSRYTIPVGPLHAALEEPMYFRIEAQGEKVVGLDITAGHVHRGLEALVMKRNLYQNITLTERLCSLCSNSHPCTYCMAVENLAGIRIPERAEYLRVIADEVKRIASNLFNCAILGHIIGFDSLFKHVMETREIMQDVKEAIYGNRMDLAANCIGGVKYDLDGERSDYLWKQMERMKKPLEEIYELYSGNRFVRLRTEGVGVLPKEEALRYAVVGPVARGSGIDYDVRKKSPYAAYDRLDFAVQTEAGGDVLSRAKVRLREAQQAVALVQQCVTDMPDGPICLDTLPEIPAGEAIAKSEAPRGELIYYLRTDGTDIPERLKWRVPSYMNWDALQAMMVGDKVSDIALIVNSIDPCISCTER; this is encoded by the coding sequence ATGAGCCGGTATACGATCCCCGTCGGCCCCCTGCATGCGGCCCTGGAAGAGCCGATGTATTTCCGCATCGAGGCGCAAGGGGAGAAGGTGGTGGGGCTGGACATCACCGCGGGGCACGTCCACCGCGGCCTCGAGGCCCTGGTGATGAAGCGCAATCTCTACCAGAACATCACCCTGACCGAGCGGCTTTGTTCCCTGTGCTCCAACAGCCACCCCTGCACCTACTGCATGGCGGTGGAGAACCTGGCCGGCATCCGCATTCCGGAGCGGGCCGAATACCTGCGGGTAATCGCCGACGAGGTCAAGCGCATCGCCTCCAACCTCTTCAACTGCGCCATCCTCGGCCACATCATCGGTTTCGACTCCCTGTTCAAGCACGTGATGGAGACCAGGGAGATCATGCAGGACGTCAAGGAGGCGATCTACGGCAACCGCATGGACCTGGCGGCCAACTGCATCGGCGGGGTGAAGTACGACCTCGACGGGGAACGCTCGGATTATCTCTGGAAGCAGATGGAGCGTATGAAAAAGCCCCTCGAGGAGATCTACGAGCTCTACAGCGGGAACCGCTTCGTCCGCCTGCGGACCGAGGGGGTCGGGGTGCTGCCGAAGGAAGAGGCGCTGCGTTACGCCGTGGTCGGCCCGGTGGCCCGCGGCTCGGGGATCGACTACGACGTGCGCAAAAAGAGCCCCTACGCCGCCTACGACCGGCTCGATTTCGCGGTGCAGACCGAAGCCGGCGGGGACGTTCTCTCCCGGGCCAAGGTGCGGCTGCGCGAGGCGCAGCAGGCGGTGGCCCTGGTCCAGCAGTGCGTCACCGACATGCCCGATGGGCCGATCTGCCTCGATACCCTGCCGGAGATCCCTGCCGGCGAGGCGATCGCCAAGTCGGAGGCCCCCCGGGGGGAGCTGATCTACTACCTGCGCACCGACGGCACGGACATCCCCGAGCGCCTCAAATGGAGGGTGCCCAGCTACATGAACTGGGATGCGCTGCAGGCGATGATGGTGGGGGACAAGGTCTCCGATATCGCCCTGATCGTCAACAGCATCGATCCCTGCATCTCCTGCACCGAGCGGTAG
- the hypA gene encoding hydrogenase maturation nickel metallochaperone HypA — MHETAIVSSLFEVIQRQIAEHDIPRVIRVNLKIGDFAVVEPMTLRACFEVFAEGTVVEGAELVIQRVPIVGRCRRCGHQFEVKNHDFRCLGCANSSVEMLSGKELYIDSLDVEA; from the coding sequence ATGCATGAAACCGCCATCGTCAGCAGCCTCTTCGAGGTGATCCAGCGCCAGATTGCCGAGCACGACATCCCCCGGGTCATCCGGGTGAACCTCAAGATCGGGGATTTCGCCGTCGTCGAACCGATGACCCTGAGGGCCTGTTTCGAGGTGTTCGCCGAGGGGACGGTCGTCGAGGGAGCGGAGCTGGTCATTCAAAGGGTTCCGATCGTTGGACGATGCCGACGGTGCGGTCACCAGTTCGAGGTGAAAAACCACGATTTCCGCTGCCTGGGCTGTGCAAACTCAAGCGTGGAGATGCTCAGCGGCAAAGAGCTCTATATCGACAGTCTGGACGTTGAAGCCTGA
- a CDS encoding 4Fe-4S dicluster domain-containing protein, translated as MGKQRENQIIYADPETCLGCHSCELSCAVAHGAGDLQGAVAGGQLLRPRNKVVLTGGICMPMQCRQCEDAPCAFACPTGAVVQEDGQVRIREKNCVGCKLCVMVCPFGAVSVAAEDKPDGRFRTNRGVAKKCDLCADWRARSGRTSPACVEACPTRSLRLVDMEAYRRALREARAAELALSHKHLSLRKVNP; from the coding sequence ATGGGAAAACAACGGGAAAACCAAATCATTTACGCCGACCCCGAGACGTGCCTCGGCTGCCACAGCTGCGAGCTGTCCTGCGCGGTGGCTCATGGGGCAGGCGACCTGCAGGGCGCGGTTGCCGGGGGGCAGCTGCTGCGGCCGCGCAACAAGGTGGTGTTGACGGGCGGGATATGCATGCCGATGCAGTGCCGGCAGTGCGAGGATGCCCCCTGCGCTTTTGCCTGCCCCACCGGCGCCGTGGTTCAGGAGGACGGCCAGGTCCGAATCCGCGAGAAGAACTGCGTCGGCTGCAAGTTGTGCGTGATGGTCTGCCCCTTCGGTGCGGTGTCCGTAGCCGCCGAAGACAAGCCGGACGGTCGCTTCCGCACCAACCGCGGGGTGGCGAAAAAATGCGACCTCTGCGCCGACTGGAGGGCCCGGAGCGGGCGAACCTCCCCCGCCTGCGTGGAGGCCTGCCCGACCAGGTCGCTCCGCCTGGTCGATATGGAGGCCTACCGGCGGGCGCTGCGTGAAGCCAGGGCCGCGGAACTGGCCCTGTCCCATAAACATCTCAGCCTGAGGAAGGTGAACCCATGA
- the cooS gene encoding anaerobic carbon-monoxide dehydrogenase catalytic subunit has product MSLHQSIDPSIEELLPLAKKEGIATVWDRHQAMQPQCGFGQLGICCRICWKGPCRIDPFGEGPQRGICGADADTIVARNVSRMMAAGAAAHSEHGRHIALALQQVAEGNYPSYRVKDEAKLKGIARTLGLDCEGKEILDIAAEVARRTLEDFQSQDHGKPCNWISATLTEKRLEKLAALHVLPHNIDAVVAQIMARTTVGCDADATNVILGGVKGALADYAGMVLATELSDALFGTPQPVVTSSNLGVLEEDAVNIAVNGHNPLLSEVICDVAAQMGAEAKAAGAKEGINIVGICCTGNEVMLRHGVPLAANYLSQELALLTGAVDAMVADVQCIMPSLAEISACFHTQMITTMDENKISGATHVPFREATATENARQVIELAIEAFRRRNPKRVSIPRVKQTAVAGFSAEALVGALSKLDPEDPLKPLIDSIAGGAIQGIALFAGCNSTQAVQDSNFVTIAKKLARNNVLLLATGCGAGAMAKNGLMTREATESYAGEPLRAVLTAVGEAAGLGGPLPLVLHMGSCVDNSRAVGVAVAIANKLGVDLDSLPLVASAPEAMSEKAVAIGTWSVALGIPTHLGIVPQVTGSRAVTDILTEKTRGLFGGYFMVETNPDLAADRLLGVIQERRRALGI; this is encoded by the coding sequence ATGAGCCTGCACCAGTCCATAGATCCATCCATCGAGGAACTGCTCCCCCTGGCCAAAAAGGAGGGGATCGCCACCGTCTGGGACCGCCACCAGGCGATGCAGCCCCAATGCGGTTTCGGTCAGCTCGGCATCTGTTGCCGCATCTGCTGGAAAGGCCCCTGCCGCATCGACCCCTTCGGCGAGGGGCCGCAGCGCGGCATCTGCGGCGCCGATGCCGATACCATCGTCGCCCGCAACGTCAGTCGCATGATGGCGGCGGGCGCCGCGGCGCATTCGGAGCATGGCCGGCACATCGCCCTGGCGCTGCAACAGGTCGCCGAGGGGAACTATCCCTCCTACCGGGTGAAGGACGAGGCGAAACTCAAGGGGATTGCCCGAACCCTCGGCCTCGACTGCGAAGGCAAGGAGATCCTCGACATCGCCGCCGAGGTCGCCCGGAGGACACTGGAAGACTTCCAGAGCCAGGACCACGGCAAACCCTGCAACTGGATCTCCGCCACCCTGACGGAAAAGCGGCTGGAGAAGCTGGCCGCGCTCCATGTCTTGCCCCACAACATCGACGCCGTGGTCGCCCAGATCATGGCCCGGACGACGGTCGGCTGCGACGCCGATGCCACCAACGTCATCCTCGGCGGGGTCAAGGGGGCTCTGGCCGATTATGCCGGCATGGTCCTGGCGACCGAACTCTCCGATGCCCTCTTCGGCACCCCGCAGCCGGTGGTGACCTCCTCCAACCTGGGGGTTCTCGAAGAGGACGCCGTGAATATCGCCGTCAATGGCCACAACCCGTTACTCAGTGAGGTGATCTGCGATGTCGCCGCGCAGATGGGGGCGGAAGCCAAGGCGGCCGGCGCCAAAGAGGGGATCAATATCGTCGGTATCTGCTGCACCGGCAACGAAGTCATGCTGCGCCACGGGGTGCCCCTGGCGGCCAATTATCTTTCCCAGGAGCTGGCCCTGCTCACCGGGGCCGTGGATGCCATGGTCGCCGACGTGCAGTGCATCATGCCTTCCTTAGCGGAAATCAGCGCCTGTTTTCATACCCAGATGATCACCACCATGGATGAGAATAAAATCAGCGGCGCCACCCATGTCCCTTTCCGCGAAGCGACCGCCACCGAGAACGCCCGCCAGGTGATCGAGCTGGCCATCGAGGCCTTCAGACGGCGTAATCCCAAACGGGTCAGCATCCCCCGGGTCAAGCAGACCGCCGTGGCGGGTTTCAGTGCCGAAGCGCTGGTCGGTGCCTTGAGCAAACTCGACCCGGAGGACCCGCTCAAGCCCCTCATCGACAGTATCGCAGGGGGCGCCATTCAGGGAATCGCCCTGTTTGCCGGCTGCAACAGTACCCAGGCGGTCCAGGACAGCAACTTCGTGACCATCGCCAAAAAGCTCGCCCGCAACAACGTGCTGCTGCTGGCCACCGGCTGCGGCGCCGGGGCCATGGCCAAGAACGGCCTGATGACCCGGGAGGCGACCGAGTCCTACGCCGGCGAGCCCCTCAGGGCGGTCCTGACGGCGGTCGGCGAAGCCGCCGGCCTCGGCGGCCCTCTCCCCCTGGTGCTGCACATGGGTTCCTGCGTCGACAACAGCCGCGCCGTCGGGGTGGCCGTGGCGATCGCGAACAAGCTCGGCGTCGACCTGGACAGCCTGCCGCTGGTGGCCTCGGCGCCGGAAGCCATGTCGGAGAAGGCGGTGGCCATCGGCACCTGGAGCGTGGCGTTGGGGATTCCCACCCATCTGGGCATCGTGCCGCAGGTGACCGGCTCCCGGGCTGTCACCGATATTCTGACCGAGAAAACCAGGGGCCTTTTCGGCGGCTACTTTATGGTCGAAACCAACCCCGACCTGGCCGCGGACCGGCTTCTCGGTGTCATCCAGGAGCGCCGCAGGGCTCTGGGGATCTAG
- a CDS encoding ATP-binding protein: MKIAITGKGGVGKTTLAGMLARAFAAEGRRVWAIDADPDANLASSLGIPADRGAELRPLSRMKELAKERTAAADGYGSLFKLNPRVSDLPEKFCLEHAGVGLLLMGTVDQGGTGCVCPEHTLVKRLMQHLLLERDEVVIMDMEAGIEHLGRGTAESVDALIVVVEPGRRSLQTARQVTRLAADLGIANVFFVGSKVRDELDRRFLEDSLAGGCWLGAISSSDVLREADMQGVSAFDLGGSHVDEALAIKGKLVANFAKLQEAG, translated from the coding sequence ATCAAGATCGCCATTACCGGCAAAGGCGGCGTCGGCAAAACGACCCTGGCCGGGATGCTGGCCCGCGCCTTCGCCGCCGAGGGTCGCCGGGTTTGGGCCATCGATGCCGACCCCGATGCCAACCTTGCCTCCTCCCTCGGCATCCCCGCCGATAGAGGGGCGGAGCTTCGCCCCCTTTCCAGGATGAAGGAGCTCGCCAAGGAGCGAACCGCAGCCGCCGACGGTTACGGCAGCCTGTTCAAGCTCAACCCCAGGGTGAGCGACCTGCCGGAAAAATTCTGCCTTGAGCACGCCGGGGTCGGCCTGCTGCTTATGGGCACGGTGGATCAGGGGGGCACCGGCTGCGTCTGTCCCGAGCACACCCTGGTCAAGCGGCTGATGCAGCACCTGCTGCTGGAGAGGGACGAGGTGGTGATCATGGACATGGAGGCCGGCATCGAACACCTTGGCCGGGGGACGGCTGAATCGGTCGACGCCCTGATCGTGGTGGTGGAGCCGGGCCGCCGCAGCCTTCAGACGGCTCGCCAGGTCACCAGGCTGGCGGCCGATCTCGGCATAGCGAATGTTTTTTTCGTCGGCAGCAAGGTGCGCGACGAGCTCGACAGACGGTTTCTGGAGGATTCCCTCGCCGGCGGCTGTTGGCTGGGGGCCATCTCTTCAAGCGATGTCCTCAGGGAGGCCGATATGCAGGGCGTCTCGGCTTTCGACCTGGGCGGATCCCACGTCGATGAGGCCTTGGCTATCAAGGGCAAGCTCGTGGCCAATTTCGCCAAGCTTCAAGAGGCTGGTTGA